CACCGGCGTAACGCATGCCGGCGAGCAGCACTTTCTTCTGGGCGAAGTTAATGATCACGCAGCCGTCGGAGTTGGTGCCGTCACGCTCTGGAACGCACTCGAAGTTGGCGACGTTCAGAACTTGCCACTCTTCACGACCGGCCGGGTTGTACTGAGCCGGGTTGATGAACAGGCAACGACCGAACAGGTTCTGCCAAGCCGTCTGAGTGGTCATTTTCACGGCCAAGTAGTGCTCTTCAGCCGAACCTACATGGACGTGGGAAACGAAATGTTCTTGCGCGTTGTTGAAGGCCTCGACGCGGTCCCACAGGGCATCGAACTTGTCGGCCGGGAACTTGCGGTTGATCGGGCCCCACGCAATGGCGGCCTGAGTGGACGGCTCTTCAACGATGAAACGGTCGACTGGCGAGCGGCCGGTACGGTGACCGGTGCGAACAACCAGTGCGCCAGTGTCGGCAAGCTCGCCTTCACCGCGATTCAGAGCTTCTTTTACCAGATCATCAACACTCAGATCGGTGTACACGGCGTTATTGGCTTGCGTCATGAGATTCCCCGTCGGCCAGTGGCCGAGTGTGCTCCAAACGTTTTGTAGTAGAAAGTCGTGCACTACTACCGCGACAAAAAGTGGGCCGGATTATGCCAGAAACGCCCAAAAATAGTAGGGCCCTCCCGTCAGAACGGCGTTATTCCGGCGCTATCCAGTGAATTTACCTGCGCTGAACCGTTTTAGTGCCGGGTATCTGACGGTGTCTCAACACCCGCACCGGCGAACAATTGGGTGATATCGGCCGCGTCAAACAGGTAGCGCTGGTTGCAGAACTGGCAATCGATCTCGATGTTGCCGCCGTGCTCGATGACCAGCGCCTGCGCGTCTTCCATGCCCAAACTGACCAGAGCATTGGCCGAACGTTCTCGCGAGCAGCTGCAACGGAAACGCAATCTCTGCACATCGAACAGGCGCACCTGTTCTTCATGGTAGAGGCGATGAAGCACGGTTTCGTTGTCCAGGCTCAGCAATTCGTCGGCGGTCAGGGTGTTGCCCAGCGCGGTGATGTGCTGCCAACTGTCCTCGCGTTCTTCCTGGTCTTTCAAGCGGTCGGCAGGCAGTTGCTGCAACAACATGCCGCGGGCGCGACGGCCATCGGCGTACAGCCAGAACCGGGTGCCAACCTGTTGCGACATGACGAAGTAGTTGGTGAAGCACTCCGACAGGGTTTCGCCATCCAGGTCGACAATGCCTTGGTAACGCTGACCCTGAGTGGGATCGACGGTCAGTGCCAGCACGCCATTGGGCATCAGGTCGGCGAGGGTCGCGTCGGGGGCAATCCGGTCGGCTTCGTAACGGGCCAGGCCACGGATTTCACGCTCGCTGGAGCACTCGATCATCAGTAGCGGAATCGGACCGTCTGAACGGGCCTGAAGAATCAGCAAGCCATCGAACTTCAACGTGCCGACCAGCAACGACGCAGCCGCCATCAGTTCGCCGAGCAGTTGCGCGACCGGCTCCGGATACGGGTGTTTGGCGAGGACTTCAGCGTAACTCCGTTCCAACGAAACCAGCTCGCCGCGGGTGTCGCTGTCATCGAAGATGAAGCGTTGGGTGTAGTCGGTATCCGGTAGATCGGTCATAGGTCTGGGTTCTGAAGTAATGACAAAATGGTTACAAATCGTGAAAATTGCGCCTTTGCAGCACCACTTTGGTGCGCGACGTTCAGCCATGGGAGGCATTTTATGAACAATCCGGGTTTGTTCCAAGCAAGGTGGAACCTGCGCCGGTTGGCTCTGTGCAATTCCGTGCCTCTGGCGGTGCTGGCCTTTTGGTTATGGCCTACGGGTCAGATGCTGTGTGTGATTTTCGACGAGTGGCTGTTTCATCTGCTGAATGCGCCGCTGGCCAGCAACCCGATATGGCTACGCATCTGGGCGATTGCAAGTCTGCGCCCATTCGATGTGGGGAGTTTCGCGGATGAGTGTGGTGCTTAGGGCCTGATTTTGTGGTGCTGCCGGCGAGTGCTGCGCACTCGATCGCGAGCAGGCTCACTCCCACAAAGTTCTGCGCTATACCTGTGGGAGCGTGACTTGCCCGCGAAGACTTCAGCCCAGACGACACGGAAGCATCTACCTCACTCGTCGTTACTGCTCCCACGAAACTTGAACAAATCCCGCCGCTGTTTCTTGCTTGGCTTGCCATCGGTGCTCATGCCCAACGCGCCCGCCTTGCGCATGGCCGCAGCCGCTTCGCGCTTGGCGATGCTGGCATCGGTTTCCGCATACAACGTCTGAGCCTCTGGCGCGCCACGGCGCACAATCGATAGCGCCTGAACCACCACCGTGCGTTCCTCGAACCCCACACGAATCTGAAACTCGTCGCCCACCCTCGGCTCCTTGCCCGGTTTGCAGCGCTCACCCCGGCAATGCACCTTGCCGCTTTCAATTGCCGCCTTGGCCAAGGCACGTGTTTTATAAAAACGCGCGGCCCACAACCACTTATCGAGACGGACCTTGTCGTCCTCTTCGTTTTTTTGTGCCACTGGAATTCCTCTTTCAGCCCATAGTCGGAACTGTACTACCGTTTCTGTCGGGCGCAAGAACTCGGCCCCCCAGATAGACTGTGATCTTGGCCGGCGTTCCGGCATGGAGTGATCGAGTGACTATATTCCCGTCTTCATTGACCTCGCCGCAGGGCGGTTGCCAGGGCTGCCAGCAAAGCGAGCCGCTGGGCTTCGATTTTTCTTTTGCCTACCAACCGATCGTCGATCTGCGCGACCGATCAGTTTTTGCTCACGAAGCGTTGGTGCGTGGCATTGCCGGGGAAGGCGCACTGTCGGTGCTCGACCAGGTCACCGAGGAAAATCGCTACCGCTTCGACCAACTCTGCCGGACCCGCGCCATTGCAGGAGCGGCCAATCTAAACATGCAGACACACTTGTCCATCAACTTCATGCCCAACGCCGTGTACCGCCCGGAGCTGTGCATCCGCACCACTCTGGAAGCCGCGAAAACACACAACTTCCCCATCAACCGGCTGATTTTCGAAACCCTGGAAAGCGAGCACGTAGATAACTATCGCCATTTGACTAATATTCTGCGTGAATACCGCGAATTCGGCTTCAAGACCGCCATCGACGATTTCGGCGCGGGCTACTCGGGGCTCAATCTGCTGGCTGATTTCCAACCGGACCTGATCAAACTCGACATGGCACTGATCCGCGATGTCGATCGCGACCGTGTTCGTCAGGCGATCGTCCGAGGGGTTGTCACAATGTGTGCGGAGTTGAACGTTACAGTCATCGCCGAAGGC
This region of Pseudomonas mandelii genomic DNA includes:
- the hslO gene encoding Hsp33 family molecular chaperone HslO — encoded protein: MTDLPDTDYTQRFIFDDSDTRGELVSLERSYAEVLAKHPYPEPVAQLLGELMAAASLLVGTLKFDGLLILQARSDGPIPLLMIECSSEREIRGLARYEADRIAPDATLADLMPNGVLALTVDPTQGQRYQGIVDLDGETLSECFTNYFVMSQQVGTRFWLYADGRRARGMLLQQLPADRLKDQEEREDSWQHITALGNTLTADELLSLDNETVLHRLYHEEQVRLFDVQRLRFRCSCSRERSANALVSLGMEDAQALVIEHGGNIEIDCQFCNQRYLFDAADITQLFAGAGVETPSDTRH
- a CDS encoding RNA-binding S4 domain-containing protein, coding for MAQKNEEDDKVRLDKWLWAARFYKTRALAKAAIESGKVHCRGERCKPGKEPRVGDEFQIRVGFEERTVVVQALSIVRRGAPEAQTLYAETDASIAKREAAAAMRKAGALGMSTDGKPSKKQRRDLFKFRGSSNDE
- the rimA gene encoding S6 modification regulatory phosphodiesterase RimA, with translation MTIFPSSLTSPQGGCQGCQQSEPLGFDFSFAYQPIVDLRDRSVFAHEALVRGIAGEGALSVLDQVTEENRYRFDQLCRTRAIAGAANLNMQTHLSINFMPNAVYRPELCIRTTLEAAKTHNFPINRLIFETLESEHVDNYRHLTNILREYREFGFKTAIDDFGAGYSGLNLLADFQPDLIKLDMALIRDVDRDRVRQAIVRGVVTMCAELNVTVIAEGIESAGERDFLADCGIFLMQGYWFAKPAFKALAQVAPEAWTR